Proteins found in one Scleropages formosus unplaced genomic scaffold, fSclFor1.1, whole genome shotgun sequence genomic segment:
- the LOC114909684 gene encoding uncharacterized protein LOC114909684 gives MLRISGLDFTTTITTTSSSTTTIAATTTTPPTTLSTTTTSPVATGFPISIGSVLISIRLVFETILPAPSETNVLSVAHNLFNFKLRSLDNPQMVQNITYEKLSNHSFALKFVFAINNVNISQNNQIMNSTYIQIQDSINTLLNKILNNATANPFVFPPANFTLITMSNQIQADVIYIFKEGDITNPTPFLSGILIASGLSVTTTTTPILLLTTPLGNVTTAGSSAWILGFIIPCGIIIILLPFWILLCCLLTGGCAAIRRRWQRRRTFNIQYRLHNHLF, from the exons atgctgagaatcagCG GTCTTGATTTCACCACTACAATCACAACCACAAGCTCATCCACAACCACAATTGCAGctacaaccacaactccacCCACAACCCTATCTACTACAACGACTTCTCCAGTAGCAACAGGGTTTCCTATCAG tattggaTCAGTGCTCATCTCCATTCGTCTGGTGTTTGAAACCATATTGCCAGCACCCTCTGAAACCAACGTGCTCAGTGTGGCACACAATCTGTTTAACTTCAAACTCAGATCCTTGGACAATCCACAGATGGTGCAGAATATTACTTATGAAA AGTTATCCAACCACTCCTTTGCTCTCAAATTTGTGTTTGCAATCAACAACGTCAACATCTCTCAGAATAACCAGATCATGAATTCCACTTACATCCAGATCCAGGACTCCATCAATACTTTG CTGaataaaatactgaacaatGCAACAGCAAATCCTTTTGTCTTTCCACCAGCAAACTTCAC tcTTATCACGATGAGTAACCAGATACAAGCTGATGTAATCTATATCTTCAAAGAAGGAGACATCACTAACCCGACCCCCTTCCTTTCTGGAATCCTGATAGCCAGTG GTCTGAGTGTTACCACGACTACAACACCCATCCTTCTGCTCACCACCCCCCTGGGCAACGTCACCACTGCAGGAAGTAGTGCATGGATCTTAGGCTTCATTATCCCATGTGGTATCATTATCATTCTCCTGCCTTTCTGGATTTTGCTCTGT TGCCTGCTGACCGGTGGCTGTGCTGCCATTAGGAGGCGCTGGCAGAGAAGACGTACTTTCAACATTCAGTACAGACTTCACAACCACCTCTTCTGA